The following are encoded in a window of Kitasatospora fiedleri genomic DNA:
- a CDS encoding TetR/AcrR family transcriptional regulator: MARAGLTPEVLARAGAELADEVGFDQVTVTELARRFDVKVASLYSHVRSSHDLKVRIALLALAELADRATDAIAGRSGRDALAAFAEAYRGYAREHPGRYDAARLRLDPETAAAGAAPRHSHLTRAILRGYRLPEPDQTHAVRLLGSVFHGYIGLESAGGFAHTPVPPQESWDWIVDSLDTLLRARSTPEGTG; the protein is encoded by the coding sequence GTGGCACGTGCAGGTCTGACCCCCGAGGTACTGGCCCGAGCAGGCGCGGAACTGGCCGACGAGGTGGGCTTCGACCAGGTGACGGTGACCGAACTGGCCCGCCGCTTCGACGTCAAGGTCGCCAGCCTGTACTCGCACGTCAGGAGCTCCCACGACCTCAAGGTCCGGATCGCCCTGCTGGCCCTCGCCGAACTCGCCGACCGGGCCACCGACGCGATCGCCGGCCGGTCCGGCCGCGACGCCCTGGCCGCCTTCGCCGAGGCGTACCGCGGCTACGCCCGCGAACACCCGGGCCGCTACGACGCCGCCCGCCTCCGCCTCGACCCCGAGACCGCCGCCGCCGGCGCCGCCCCCCGCCACTCCCACCTCACCCGGGCCATCCTCCGCGGCTACCGCCTCCCCGAACCCGACCAGACCCACGCGGTCCGCCTCCTCGGCAGCGTCTTCCACGGCTACATCGGCCTGGAATCCGCCGGCGGCTTCGCCCACACCCCCGTCCCCCCGCAGGAGTCCTGGGACTGGATCGTCGACTCCCTCGACACCCTCCTCCGCGCCCGCAGCACCCCGGAGGGGACCGGCTGA
- a CDS encoding phosphotransferase family protein produces the protein MTNHDEAAPVRPSTLAWVRRHLGPGERIVRAETLHGGATADMRRLTIGTRDGGTRHLVLRSFVDPTRQGPAEDLLHREAGALTALTGTDVSAPALVAVDPTAAHCAYPSLLMTHLPGRTVLADEGLETRLPLLARQLVAIHAVRPAVRPREYVALTTADTVVTPETADPAVWNAAIDVIRPPAPRYEGRFLHRDFQPGNVLFGPPPDDPTGTADPRITGVVDWAAASWGPTDLDVAHCSTNLALLHGPQWGLRFTETYQEAGGTLAPTAAERLYWQVRAPLAFSEEVQWVAQPWQEAGRTELTTPTMEERLNAYLTSLMHSPN, from the coding sequence ATGACCAACCATGACGAGGCGGCGCCCGTCCGGCCGTCGACGCTGGCCTGGGTGCGTCGACACCTGGGGCCCGGCGAACGGATCGTCCGAGCGGAGACGCTGCACGGCGGTGCCACCGCCGACATGCGGAGGCTGACCATCGGCACGCGGGACGGAGGAACCCGCCACCTGGTGCTCCGCTCCTTCGTCGACCCGACCCGGCAGGGGCCGGCCGAGGACCTCCTGCACCGGGAGGCCGGCGCCCTGACCGCGCTGACCGGCACCGACGTGTCGGCGCCCGCACTGGTGGCCGTCGATCCGACTGCCGCGCACTGCGCGTACCCCTCGCTCCTCATGACCCACCTGCCGGGCCGAACGGTCCTCGCCGACGAAGGGCTGGAGACGCGCCTGCCCCTGCTGGCCCGTCAACTCGTGGCGATCCACGCGGTACGGCCCGCCGTCCGACCCCGGGAGTACGTGGCGCTGACGACCGCCGACACGGTCGTGACCCCCGAGACCGCCGACCCCGCGGTCTGGAACGCCGCGATCGACGTGATCCGCCCGCCCGCGCCGCGCTACGAAGGGCGCTTCCTGCACCGCGACTTCCAGCCCGGCAACGTGCTGTTCGGCCCACCGCCCGACGATCCGACCGGCACCGCCGACCCCCGGATCACCGGTGTCGTCGACTGGGCGGCGGCCTCCTGGGGCCCGACGGACCTCGACGTGGCGCACTGCTCCACCAATCTCGCGCTACTGCACGGCCCACAGTGGGGCCTGCGCTTCACCGAGACCTACCAGGAGGCCGGCGGAACGCTGGCCCCGACCGCGGCCGAACGGCTGTACTGGCAGGTGCGAGCCCCCCTGGCGTTCTCGGAGGAAGTCCAGTGGGTGGCGCAGCCGTGGCAGGAGGCCGGACGGACCGAGCTGACGACACCAACCATGGAGGAACGACTGAACGCCTACCTCACCTCCCTGATGCACTCGCCGAACTGA